The segment CCTGATGATTCGGTCAGAGGTCCGCGTATTGCTGGATGACAGCTACCGCAATCGCATAAAAGCCTGTTTGGAAGTATCCAATGCCACCGGATAGTAGGCGTGGAATAAGGAGTGTTCGCATGAATCAGCAACTGCAGGATCGGCTAAACCAGATCCCAGACAAGATCCTCACCGAAGAGTTCTTGAGGAGCCAAGGATTGGGCAATGAGCTCGGTTTCTGGATCTTCGACTACGCCCCCGAGGATGAGCTGCAGGTGCGTGAATACCTCAGTTTTCTACAGGGGTTCCTCGCCAAGAAGCATAGCCAGCTCAAAGTGGCTCATATCAATTTGCTGCAGGCTATGCGCGAATATCTGGATCAACGCAGCTTCACTGAAAAAGCCATTCAGATGCAGCAAACCAAAGGTGACCTCGCGTTGCTCAAGGCGCTGTCCGGACCGCTGCATATGGACAAATTCGCGCCCTTCCTAATGGAACACAGCGACGCCGATCAACACGACGTGGTGCTAATCAGTGGTGTGGGCTCAGTTTGGCCGGTTCTTCGCGCCCACAACCTTCTCAACAAGCTACACGCGCTGCTTGGCCACAAGCCTCTGGTTCTTTTTTACCCCGGTCATTACTCAGGGCAGTCACTCGCCTTGTTCGACCGCATTCCCAGCAACAACTACTACCGCGCCTTCAAGCTGGTTCCCTGATAAATAAGGACGATTGCCGTGAGCATTAAAGATATTTTCTTCAAGGAACTCGATCGCCCGATCAACGGCGTGGTTAAGGCGGATCAGTCCGACGACGCAACCGTGCACCAAGAGCTGGATGAGTACGTTGTCACCAACGAGCTGGAAAAACACTTCCGCAGCTTCTTCGAGTCCTACAGTACTGACTTGAACGATCCCTCCATCGCCAACCGCGTGGGCGTATGGATCAGCGGTTTCTTCGGCTCGGGTAAGTCGCACTTCCTCAAGACCTTGTCATACCTGCTGGCCAACATCGAAGCACGCGACGACCAGGGCAACGCTCGCAAGGCTGTTTCCTTCTTTGATGCGAGCAAACTGCGTGATGCCACCATCCGTGCCGACATCGACAAGGCCGTTGCCAACAGTGCCGATGTCATCTTGTTCAACATCGACAGCAAAGCCAGTTCCAACGATGCTGGAAACCCGATCCTCAATGTCTTCCTACGGGTGTTCAACGAACATCAAGGTTTCAGTGGCGACCATCCTCACATCGCCCACATGGAGCGTCATCTGGCCCAGCGCGGCGTCTACGAGCGATTCAAGCAAGCCTTTAATGATTCCACCGGGATGGACTGGACTGAGGAGCGTGATGGCTATCAGTTCTACCAGGATGACATTGAGCAAGCGGTAGCCGCAGCCCTCGACTTATCTGCTGAGGCCGCGCACAAGTGGTTCGAAGACTCCGAACAAACGTTCAGCGTCTCGGTCGAAAACTTCTGCAACTGGGTACGCGAATACCTCGCCACCCAGCCAGCCAAACACCGCGTCCTATTCCTTGTGGACGAAGTCGGCCAGTTCATCGGCAGCGACACCAAACTGATGCTAACCCTGCAGACCATCACCGAAAACCTCGGCACCATCTGCAAAGGCCGCGCCTGGATCATTGTCACTTCTCAAGCCGATATGGATGCCGTACTGGGTGAGCTGTCCGCCTCCAAGGCCAACGACTTCTCGAAAATTGCCGGGCGCTTCAAAACCCGACTTTCACTGTCCAGCTCCAACACTGACGAAGTCATCCAGAAGCGTCTACTGCGTAAAACACCGGAAGCTGAAGCCGAACTTCGCGCCCTCTGGGAACATAAAGGCGACATCCTGCGCAACCAGATCACCTTCGACCGCTCCGGCCCGACCCTGAAGAACTTCGATGGTCCGGAAAGCTTCATCAGCAACTACCCCTTTGCGCCGTACCACTTCCAGCTGGTGCAAAAGGTCTTCGAGGAAATCCGCAAGGTCGGTGCCACCGGGGCACACCTGGCCTACGGCGAGCGTTCCATGCTTGATGCCTTCCAGATGGCAGCCATGGCCATTGCGGAGAAACCGCTCGGCGCGCTGATTCCCATGTACAGCTTCTACCGCGCCGTCGAAGGCTTCCTCGATACAGCCGTCAAGCGCACCATCGACCAAGCGGGCGAAAGCAGCGTCCTCGACGCCTTCGACGTACAGATCCTGCGCACCCTGTTCATGATCCGCTATGTCGACTTGATCAAGGGCACCCTCGACAACCTCGTCACCCTCTCCATTGAACAGGTCGACGAAGACAAACTAGCGCTACGTCGCCGCATCGAAGAAACCCTCCAGCGCCTTGAAAAGGAAAGCCTGATCACCCGCAACGGTGACGAATTTGTCTTCCTCACAAACGAGGAACGCGACATCACCCGCAAGATCAAGGCCACAGAGATCGCCGGTTCAGAAGAGAACAAGGCACTGTCGGACCTGATCTACAAAGACCTGCTCAAGGACAAGAACAAGTTCCGCTACAGCGTCAACAAGACCGACTACAGCATCGGTCGCTACCTCGACGGCCACAGCCTGGAAGGCCGTTACGAGCACGACCTCCGTACCGAAGTGATCTCGCCACTGGATCTCGACTACACCCTCTATGGCGAAGCCGGCTGCATCAATAAAAGCAACGAAGCTCCTGCCGGCATGGCACTGTTCAAATTACCCGATAGCAAGGATTTCTTCACCGAGCTGCGCACCTGGCTGAAGACCAACAAGTTCATCCGCCTCAACGACGACGGCAGCCAGCCTGAGCTGAGCAAGATCCTCGCCGAACGCGGTCGCGAAAACCAAGAGCGTAAAAAGCGCCTGCGCTTGCTACTTGAAGAGCTGGCCGAGCGCGCAGAGGTCTATGCACAAGGGCAGCACCTGAAACTCAAAAGCAACAATATTGTTAGCAAGTTCGACGAGGCGTGCCAGTACCTCCTTGAAAACACCTTCACCAAATTAGGCTACTTGCGAGTATTACAGCAGGAGCCCGAACGTGAACTCCACGCCATTCTGCACACTAACGACATAGGCCAACTCGGCCTGACCCTCGATGGTGATGAAGGCAATCCGCAGGCCATCAAGGAAGTTGAACAATTCATCTCGCTGCGCGCCTCCGGCAACGAACGCTTACTGGTCGCAGACATCATCGAGCGTTTCAGTAAGCGCCCCTATGGCTGGCCGGACGGAGAAATCCTGCTGGTCCTCGGTCGCCTGGCCGCTTCCAGCCGTATTTCGTTCCACGCCGCAGGCCCGAGCATGCCGCTGCCGGACGCCTTCGAGTACCTCACCAACAGCCGTAAGCGCCGTGAAGTCTCGGTGCAAAAGAAGCGCCAGACCGACGAAGGACTGCTCAAGCAAGCACGTAATCTGACCCAGGAGCTGTTCAACGCTCTTGGCCCAGCAGGCGAGAAGGAGTTGTTTGAGTATTACTGCGTGCACTTCGGCAGTTGGAGCACCAACCTGGAAAAATACAAAGCAACGGTTAGCGCCGGCCGCTTCCCTGGCAAAGAGTCCATAGAACAGGCCTTGCTCAGCCTGCAGCGCCTGCTGAGCAACACTGATAGCGTCGACTTTTTCAAGGCCGTGGTCGACAACAAGGATGACTTGTTGGATCTGGAAGAGGACTACCGGGATCTACACGAGTTCTTCACCAATCAGCTACATACCTGGCAGCAACTGCAGCAGGCCTTGCGTCGTTTCGAGAAGAACAAACCAGCGCTAGATAAAGACGAGAAAGCCTGCAAAGCGCTGGCCGAGTTGAAAGCTATTGAGCAGAACACCACGCCCTACGGTCAGCTGCACCAGGTCGCTACGTTGGTTGAAACGGTAGAAGCCATTAACGGCGCCATCCTGACTGAAAAGCGACAACATGCCCTGGTTCGTGTCGACGAGAAAATCAACCAGCTGCAAGCCGAAATTGCCAAGAGTGGTATCGAAACCGCCGAACTGGGTAACCGCCTTCTGCGCCCACTGCAGCTGGTCAAGGCAGATCTGGAGACCGAAACCAGCATCGCCAACATCTACATGTTGCAAACCCAGACTGCCGACGAGCGCCTACACGACGGTGTGTTTGAGCTAGAGCGTGCTATTCAGGCCGAGGCCGAACGCCAGCAGAAGCTTCAGCAAGAGCAGGCCAAGGCCGTACAAGCAGCCAATTCGGCAAGCGGCGCCAAAGAAGACCGGGCGCTTGCTTTGGTGCCAACGCCCAAACCTGTAGCTCCGCCAAAGCCTGTGGTGGAAGTTGCAGCCACCAGTGTGTTCAACAAGCTTGGCAACGGCTTGTATCTGGAAAGCCAGAATGATATCGATCGTTTCATCGAGGCCCTCAAGGCCGAACTGGAAAGCGCTATTCAGCAAGATAAACGCATTCGCATTCGCTGACCCCTTGCTGCATGGAAAAGGGTCTGCCCTCTCCAAGCTGCAAACTGCGCCAAAGCCAGCTCAAAAAGAATTAGGAAACGCCCATATGAACACCAGCAGCATCAAAAACTACGCTCCCAAAGCGCGCACAGCCTTTATCGCCGCCATGACCAAGCGTGCTGAGTTGTTTGGCATCCGCGAGTCCAGCACCCCCAGCATGGGCATCGCGCCAGTAGAGCAAAAGGGTGATCTGGCCCTGATCGGCGAGCGGGCCTTTCCTGCCAGCATCATCCGCCCGCGCGCTGCGCTGGTGAAAAAGGTCGAGCAACTGGGCTTCGCCCAGGCAATGGAACAGGCCGCCTATAGCTGGTTCAACCGCCTCTGTGCCATCCGCTATATGGAACTCAAGGACTACCTCGACCACGGTCGTCGCGTACTCAGCGCCGCCGATGGGAGCGCTGGCACACCCCAAATCCTCGACGACTGCTTGGATATCGACCTGCCAGACCTCGACAAACAGCACATTACCGAGCTAAAGCTCGACGGCAACAAGGACGAAGAGCTCTACCGCGAATTGCTGCTAGCCCAGTGTCACGCCTTGCATCGGGCCATGCCATTCCTCTTCGAAGCGGTGGATGACGCCACCGAGTTGTTGCTGCCGGACAACCTAACCAAGACCGACTCACTGATCCGCGAACTGGTCAGCGCCATTCCCGAAGAGGATTGGGCCAATATCGAGATCATCGGCTGGCTCTACCAGTTCTACATCTCGGAGAAGAAGGATCAGGTCATCGGCAAGGTGGTCAAGTCGGAAGACATTCCGGCGGCGACCCAGCTGTTCACGCCGAACTGGATCGTCAAGTACATGGTGCAGAACTCACTGGGCGCGCAGTGGCTGGCGACCTATCCCGACTCGCCACTCAAAACGCAGATGGAGTACTACATTAAGCCCGCCGAGCAGACTGGCGAGGTCAAGGCGCAGCTTACCGCCATCACCCCCGAAAGCCTCAACCCCGAAGAGTTAACCCTGATCGACCCGGCCAGTGGTTCTGGGCACATCTTGGTAGAAGCCTACGATCTGTTCAAAGCCATCTACTTGGAGCGCGGTTACCGCCAGCGCGACGTGGCACAGCTGATCCTGCAGAAAAACCTGTTCGGCCTCGACATCGACGAACGAGCAGCGCAGCTGACGGGTTTTGCGCTGATGATGAAGGGCCGTGCTGATGACCGTCGACTGTTCGAGCGAGGAGTAAAGCTCAATGTGATGGCGCTGGTGAATAGCACGGGCTTCGATGCCGAGATGCTGGCTAACGGCGTTAAGCTGTTGGACTACAGTCTGCAGCTGAGCGACCTCACGGAGCTAATACGGCTGTTCGAGCACGCGACGACCTTTGGCTCGTTGATTCAGGTGCCGGAGGGAGTAGCGGAGAAGCTGCCGGCGCTTAAACAGCTGTGCGAGGCGACCAGCCAGGATCTGTTTCTAGCGGAGGAGCTCAAGCGCTTGTCCCCATTGGTGCAGCAAACCGAGATGCTGGCAGTACAGTACGATGCGGTGGTGGCGAACCCGCCGTATATGGGTGGCAAGGGGATGAATCCCCAAGTGAAGAAGTTCTCGAAGGACTACTTCCCGGACTCCAAGGCTGACCTTTTCGCATGCTTCATAGAACGTGGCTACACACTCGCTAAGGACGCGGGATTCAATGCCATGGTTACGATGCAGAGCTGGATGTTCCTGTCCTCGTTCCAGAAGACGCGCGAGCGTATGCTCAAAGGGAAGACCATCTGCACCATGACTCAGATCGGCTTCAACAGTTTTCCGTCACTAAATTCGAAGTTTGCGGTAGCGGCCGTCTTCTCGCTGAGAAACCAACTTATCTCTGGGCATGCGGGCGTCTACGTCGACCTCAATAGCGCGCCTCAGTCTGCAGACAAAGAAGAGGTGTTCTTAGCAAGGCAACCTTCAATATGTTTTGAGGCTTTAGCCGACGATTTTCAAAGGATTCCTGGTAGCCCGATAGCATATTGGGCATCCGAAAAAGTACTGACTGCGTTTTCATTGCCAAAGCTGGGCAGCGTAGGGGCAGCTAGGCAGGGCCTGCTGACCACAGACAATCAACAGTACTTACGGTCATGGTCGGAAGTCGCGTTCGACTGTGTGGGCATTGGCTTCTCTAGAGCCGAAGCCAAGGCCTCGGGCTTGCGGTGGTTTCCGATCAACAAGGGCGGCGACTACCGTAAATGGTACGGAAATCTTGAACATGTAGTTGATTGGAAGGACGACGGAGAGACTCTTCACGAAGTGGTGGTTCGGAAGTATCCATATCTCAACGGAAACTCAGGGCTCGTTTTGAAGAGGACGAACCCTTACTTCGAGGCGGCAGCCACCTGGAACGATATTGGCATTGCTTTTGGCGCAAGGTACCTGCCAACAGGAATGCTCTACGAAAAGGGTGGGTCAACTGCGAGTTGGCGCGCCCCTGAAGCAAGCACTGCGCTGCTGGCCGCGAAGACGACTCAGTACTTCCTTGGGTTGATCAACCCAACAATACATTTTCAGGTTGGGGATATTGGCGCAATCCCAACGCCCCCGCCTCACGTCGTCGACTCGAGCGTGCCGAATTCAAAGTTGCTGATTGCAATCGGCAGTGCCGACTGGAATGCCTACGAGCGCTCCTGGGACTTCCAATCCCTCCCCATCCTGACGGCTACCCCCGAGCCCACTCTCACCCTCGAATCCAGCTACACCGCTTGGGTCACCCAGAACCGCGACACCATCGCCGAGATGAAGCGCCTCGAAGAAGAGAACAACCGCCACTTTATCGAGGCCTACGGCTTGGCGGATGAGCTTACCCCCGACGTATCCATCGAGCAGATAACCCTTACTGTCAACCCGGCCTATCGCTACGGCGGCAAGCTGGCGGAAGACGAGCTGTGGACGCGCTTTCGTGAAGACTCGATGCAGGAGCTGGTCTCTTACGCCATCGGCTGCATGATGGGCCGCTACAGCCTTGACGCACCAGGCCTGATCTACGCCAACAGCGGCAACGAAGGCTTTGATGCTAGCCGATACCCTACCTTCCCGGCAGACGACGACGGCATCGTCCCGCTCACCGACAAAGAGTGGTTTACCGATGACGTGGCCAATCGCCTGGTCGAATTTATAGCACTGGCCTGGGACAAAGCCCACCTCGAAGCCAACCTACGCTTTCTCGCCGACAACTTGTCGCCGAAAAAAGGCGAAGGCAGCCGCGACACCCTGCGCCGCTACCTGTGCGACAGCTTCTTCAAAGACCATCTGCAAACCTACAAAAAGCGTCCGATCTACTGGCTGTTCAGCTCCGGCAAGCACAAGGCCTTCCAGTGCCTGGTGTATCTGCACCGCTACAACGCAAACACCCTGGCGCGCATGCGCACCCTGCACGTCATCCCGCTCAGCGCCAAGCTCAACAGCTACGCCCACAAGCTCGAACAGGACATCGACGCCAGCACCAGCACCGCCGAGAAAAAGGCTCTGGAAAAACAACTCGCCACCCTGCACAACCAACAAGCCGAACTCGCCACCTTCGACGAAAAACTCCGTCACCACTCCGACCAACGCATCAGCCTGGATCTGGATGATGGCGTGAAGGTGAACTACGGCAAGTTTGGGGAACTGTTGGCTGAAGTGAAATCAATCACTGGCGAGAAGGCGGAGTAGAGGTATGACGGCTCATAATAATTACCTAGCTTCGCTCGAAGCCTGCAAGCGTATCGCCAAAGAAGAATATGAGACTGTTCATGCTCACTTTGAGCAATGCGACACCATTATTGATGCGCTGAGTAAAAAACTGCAGGGCGTGATTAATCATGGCCGCCAGACGCTATCCGAAGACAAGATGGTGGAAGATGGTCTGACCAACATGCTTCAGGATCTTGCAAACGACTACGGAAAGCTGCTCTCGAAACGAAACACCAATCTCGGCAAGCAAAAACGAAGCCTTGACTGCTTCAATGTCATGCTTTTCGGTCGAACAATGGCTGGTAAAAGCACTATACGCGAGGCCATTACACGAGGGGATGGTAAAACCATTGGTAAAGGGGCGCAAAGAACAACGCGCGACGTTAAAGAGTATGAATGGAACAACCTGAGGATCATTGATACTCCCGGCTTCGGAGCCTATAACGGCCAAGAAGACACCGAGGTAGCACACGAGATCCTTGAGCAATCAGACGTTGTGCTGTTCATGCTCAACAGCGACAGCATCCAAGAATCGACCTTCGTTGAACTTGAACATGTCCATAAGCTCAACAAGCCTCTGATCTTCGTTTTAAACATGAAGAAGGATCTGGAAAGCGAAGGTAACCGGCGACGAGCACTGAAGAGCCCGGAAAAGTATATATTCAAGGAAGAAGATATCCAGTCCCATGGTGACCGACTTAAGAGTCTTGCCGCACGCGCAGGCATCAATCCAAGCACAGTTCGAATCATCCCAATCCATGCTCAAGCTGCTTTTTTAGCAACAAAGATTACGGGCGAGGAAGGTTCGCAACTGAATACACTGAGCAGAATCAATGACCTTCTAAACGCGCTTATTGACGAAGTTGAAATTAATGGGCCGACTCGAAGGATCCAAACGTTTCTTGACTCTAGTCTCCATCATATCGATGAGCAGAGCTTGCTCATTCTCAGCCAAAGGGATCGGCTTGCCAAACTTTTGCCGCAGTATGAAAGTAGCTACACTCGCATATCCCAATGGAAAGTAAAAACCCTCCGGGATGCACCACGACTACTCTCCAAAGAAGTTGATTCTGCTTTTAAACCTCTAATCGACTCTGTTGCAGACTTTGTTGATGATCATATTGAAGACAAAAATGCAGCCGGGGCATGGGATCGTCACTACAAAAGCTTCAATATTGCAAAAAAAGTAGAGCGATCGACACAAGCCTTAGCAGAGCAAGTGGTAGAAGAGCTTCAAGACTTTAATCGAGAAATGAACGAAGGTTTGGATATAACCTTGTCTTTCGAGGTTGTCCATGATGGTAAAAATTTCAGCGAATCCGACTTCAGGCGCATAAATGGTTGGGGCTCTGCGATAGCTGGAGTTGTGAGTGCCATTGCTTTTTTCAATGCGTGGAATCCAGTAGGTTGGGTAGCTGCCGGCATTGGTTTAATTTTTACGGTATTTTCTTTTTTTTCTGATAGCCGCGCTAAGAAGCTCAAAGACGCCAAATCCAAACAGCGCCAGGCCCTGCTTGAAGATATCGAGAAAAGCAAACGAAAAATCAAAACCAATCTAGAAGGCTGGTTCGATACAAACCTTCATCGCGCTATCATCTTACCGACAGAACACAATCTGTCACTTCTTTGCCTGTCACTCAGTGGCTTTATAACCGAGTTAGATGATACTGATAGCCAACTCCACGCACTGAAGCACGAGATTAATTTTCGCCTACTAAATCGAGTCGCTTACGTCATCACAAAACAACACTTCGCCCTACCAAAAACTATCAAAATAGTTAGAGCCCCTGGATATGCTTGTTATTTTTTGATTTCAGATTATTTCCGCAATACTGAACTTCTCAAGGCTATGAGTAACGCCATGAGAGAAACAGTTCTTGCAGTGTATAACACCAGCCTGGATAAAAAAATCTCCCATCTTTACAAGGGACTTGTAGAAAAAGTCGAAATTTACGAACAAGATAAAGTATCTGTGTTCGCCCAGAAGCAAAATCTTAGCAAGATCATTGGAAAAGATCATCGTCGAATAAAAATGGTGGCTGCACTTTGCTCCTGTGAAATCACCCCCATCGCCATTTAAGGAAAAATCATGAGCGAGATTTGTTACAGCATTCTCAAAGAAAAGGTCGAAAGTCTTTACCTGCGCTCTAACGTGCTCTGGAGCGCCAGCAACTTCAAAGCATCGGAGGCAGAGTTCGATATTGATTTAGCGCCTTTGAATCTTGTTTTTGCCGGCCAGTACAGCGCTGGTAAGTCCTCCCTAATTAAGATGCTGACAGGCATTGAGCATATTAAAATTGGAGCTGGCGTAACAACAGACTTTGTCACTCAATACCAGCATAAATCGTTAAATATCTGGGATACCCCTGGAATCCTTGCTGGTGAGTGCGAGCAACATGATGCCAAAGCGCTTGAAGCCATAGCGAAAGCAGACTTGCTGGTTTACGTAATCACCAATGAACTGTTCGACGATGTAGTAGGCGCCGCCTTCCGCAACCTCTGCTTTAACCAGGGTCGCGCGAAGGAGATGATGATCGTCATCAACAAATTTGAAAGTGACTCGGCCGACAAAGAGACCAAGATCGCCGGCATCACCCAGGTACTTGAGCCAAAGATCCCAGAAGACTTCCCCATCGTCTTTACTGACGCACAGTCATTCTTCGACGCATTCGATGAGGATGACGAGCAAGAGCGCTATGAGTTATTAGCGCTTTCTAACGCTGAAGGGTTCGCCAAAGCAATTGATGACTTTGTCGCGCAACGCGGCTTATACGCCAGACTGACGACCCCGCTCCAGCAGCTTCAAATCAAGCTGGAGTCAAAAATTGACGATCTGACCATTTCTGACCCGCTGCAAAAGGGCTTGGTTAGCTTGCTCACGCAAAACAAACGCGTGTTTCAAGTCAACAGACGGGACCTCATCAAAAAGGTCAACGCGGACTTAGACAAACTGAACAGCCAGATTGTTGAACAAGGAAATCGGCTTGCCGATACTTTGGGTGGAGAGCAGGAAGAATTTGAAAAAATACAGGACAGTTCGACTCACGAATGTGAGCGACTGATAACTTCTGCCCTGGAAGATCTGCAGGTCACTGTGGACGAGTGCCTTGTAGACCTCGAGGCGGAGCTAGTCGAGTTGGCAAATACCCCAGCCAGCTTGAAAATCAATGAAGCCCTGGAAGCTGCAAAGAACTTTAATCCAGAAGCCGAGCAAGAGAAAGTCGGCAGCGTCTCCAAAGATGATCCCCTGAAGCTTAACAGCGCTCTCAGCCAGAGCATGACGAAATCCGCAGAAAAGGGATTCTCATTCCTTGCTAAAAGCGCTGTTGGCGATGCATCTAAAACAGGGCTCAAATCAGTTTCAGGCAGCACGCTACATACCGCTATTAAAGAGATCGGCGGCTTCTTTGGCTACAAATTCAAGGCTTGGGAAGCTGTGAAAATAGCGGACAAAATCGGTAAAGGCGCCAAATTTCTAGGCCCGGCAATGGCGATCTTCGGGGTTGGCATGCAGATGTATGACGACTATCAGCAATCTGAACATGAAAAAGAGATTCGTAAAATAAAGCGGGATATCCGAAAAAACTTTAAAGATTACAGCGATTCCGTGCGTAAGAGTATCGACGCTCAGGTCGAGAAGCTACTTGATAAAGGATTTGATCAATCCATCGTGAATATTGACGAAGCTCTCCAGGAAATACGAGCTCAGTCTGTCGACAAATCAGACAGCGCAAACGCCCTCCGCGCTGAACTGGCTGAGGTGACAAAACTTCGCGAAGAGATCCAAAGCGCCTATTAAGATAAGCCTAACGTAAATTTCATGCCTGAGATTCTGCTGTAGGCCAAGGATTTAATTATGGATACACAACAACTTAACCAAGGGCTGCGGCAGGCATTTTTCAAAGAAAGCCATCGCATCGTTTTCTGGTACGACCCTGAGCAAGGCTTCATGGATGTGCTCGAACAGCTTGATTTACCTGGCGTCCAGGTGCTGAACATGCAGGGGCATTCCACCTTCGGTACCAAGCTCAAGCTGGAGCTTGAGGATACTGAAGGTAAGTACCTGCTCTATTTCCCTTGCTCCGAACCAGACGCGAATGATGACTGGCTGCTGGACATCAAGCTGTACTCGCGCAGTTTCTACGCCGACAACGTGTCACTGATATTCAATGACCTGGGCTTACACCAGCAGGTGCTCCGTGAACATCTAGCCAAGCGTGAGCGCTTCCTTGGCAGCAAGGCTCGACTAGCTAGCCTGAAGCGTTTGATCCAACCAACTGACACTGAGCATGAGTTGGATCTGGCGATGATTGCCGTTGTGCTGGGTGCAAGTGGCAGTGACGTCATGACGCTGCTTTGCACCTTGGCCGATGGTGCCGTACGTGACGATTTGGGTCTTGAGCAGAATCCAGCGATCATCGATGAACTGTACAAGCTCGACCTGATGCCTGCGCTGCTGCAAGCCCTGCGTGACGAGGTAGGCTATCCAGCCTCCATCGAGGAAATCAGTGGCGATAAACCCTTCAGCTTTGGGCATTTCCTAATTCGACTTCTGGCAACCGGATACTGCGAAAGTATCGGCGATATACCCAGCTGGGCCTCAGCGATTGCCATCCCCTCAGCCAGCGCACGTGCTACTTCACGAGCACTGCTTTCCCGCTGGCGTGACAGCTCACGATTTTACCAAGCCTATGATGAAGTTTCTGGCTGGGTCGGTGAAGCCCTGCATATCACTCAGAAAATTTGTGAAATCTCGTTGGAGAACTTGGCCAATGTTGCAACCTTCGAAGCCGTCGAGCGGCAGATCATTGTCGATCTGACCAAGGCTATTCCGGAGGCAGATCCGCGTGACCTTAGTCTGTTTGCGAAGATCATTTCCGAGCGACTGGATAACTATTGGGCAACTCGCCATAAGGACGATGAGACACGCCGCAAGTACCGGCTGCTATACACGGCGCTGTCGGCTGCGATCGACCTGTTTACGCAGCGCCACAAGTACGCGGCTGGCTTCCACTTCACCAGTTCAGAGGCACTGTACAAAGCCTATGAGAGCGAGTTGTATCGATTTGACACGGCTTACCGCCATTATTTCGCCGCCTCCCAGCGCGCCCACGTTGAGCTGCTGAAGAAGCTTGATGAGGCCGTAGAGCAGTGCTATGCGTATTGGTATCTCGATCAGCTCGGACGCTCCTGGGGCGACCGCGTTGAGGCCGAACAGCGCTTGGAGCACTGGAAAATATCTGGCGTTCCTAACCAGCATAATTTCTATGAGCGTTGGGTAGCGCCCTTGTTGGAGGGGCATCGTAGCAAGCGCGTTGTAGTGATCATCAGCGATGCCTTCCGCTATGAGGCCGCCGTCGAGCTGTGCCAGCGCATCAATGAAAAGCGTTACAGCAAGGCCAACCTGAATAGCCAGTTGGGCGTATTGCCGAGTTATACCACGTTGGGTATGGCGTCCCTGCTGCCACACCAGACGCTGGAGTATCG is part of the Pseudomonas sp. ML2-2023-3 genome and harbors:
- a CDS encoding DUF1788 domain-containing protein; this encodes MNQQLQDRLNQIPDKILTEEFLRSQGLGNELGFWIFDYAPEDELQVREYLSFLQGFLAKKHSQLKVAHINLLQAMREYLDQRSFTEKAIQMQQTKGDLALLKALSGPLHMDKFAPFLMEHSDADQHDVVLISGVGSVWPVLRAHNLLNKLHALLGHKPLVLFYPGHYSGQSLALFDRIPSNNYYRAFKLVP
- the brxC gene encoding BREX system P-loop protein BrxC, with the protein product MSIKDIFFKELDRPINGVVKADQSDDATVHQELDEYVVTNELEKHFRSFFESYSTDLNDPSIANRVGVWISGFFGSGKSHFLKTLSYLLANIEARDDQGNARKAVSFFDASKLRDATIRADIDKAVANSADVILFNIDSKASSNDAGNPILNVFLRVFNEHQGFSGDHPHIAHMERHLAQRGVYERFKQAFNDSTGMDWTEERDGYQFYQDDIEQAVAAALDLSAEAAHKWFEDSEQTFSVSVENFCNWVREYLATQPAKHRVLFLVDEVGQFIGSDTKLMLTLQTITENLGTICKGRAWIIVTSQADMDAVLGELSASKANDFSKIAGRFKTRLSLSSSNTDEVIQKRLLRKTPEAEAELRALWEHKGDILRNQITFDRSGPTLKNFDGPESFISNYPFAPYHFQLVQKVFEEIRKVGATGAHLAYGERSMLDAFQMAAMAIAEKPLGALIPMYSFYRAVEGFLDTAVKRTIDQAGESSVLDAFDVQILRTLFMIRYVDLIKGTLDNLVTLSIEQVDEDKLALRRRIEETLQRLEKESLITRNGDEFVFLTNEERDITRKIKATEIAGSEENKALSDLIYKDLLKDKNKFRYSVNKTDYSIGRYLDGHSLEGRYEHDLRTEVISPLDLDYTLYGEAGCINKSNEAPAGMALFKLPDSKDFFTELRTWLKTNKFIRLNDDGSQPELSKILAERGRENQERKKRLRLLLEELAERAEVYAQGQHLKLKSNNIVSKFDEACQYLLENTFTKLGYLRVLQQEPERELHAILHTNDIGQLGLTLDGDEGNPQAIKEVEQFISLRASGNERLLVADIIERFSKRPYGWPDGEILLVLGRLAASSRISFHAAGPSMPLPDAFEYLTNSRKRREVSVQKKRQTDEGLLKQARNLTQELFNALGPAGEKELFEYYCVHFGSWSTNLEKYKATVSAGRFPGKESIEQALLSLQRLLSNTDSVDFFKAVVDNKDDLLDLEEDYRDLHEFFTNQLHTWQQLQQALRRFEKNKPALDKDEKACKALAELKAIEQNTTPYGQLHQVATLVETVEAINGAILTEKRQHALVRVDEKINQLQAEIAKSGIETAELGNRLLRPLQLVKADLETETSIANIYMLQTQTADERLHDGVFELERAIQAEAERQQKLQQEQAKAVQAANSASGAKEDRALALVPTPKPVAPPKPVVEVAATSVFNKLGNGLYLESQNDIDRFIEALKAELESAIQQDKRIRIR